A single window of Archangium gephyra DNA harbors:
- a CDS encoding MbnP family copper-binding protein, with protein sequence MSQGWEQSRESRTAGRLVLLAGMAARGLSAALGWEGARKHLLLVLVAPALLLACGGERQVAIQFAAQVRGEPLRCDASYEKIGASKTTLQLLDFKAYVRGVALVRENGEKYPLVLEQDGHWQRETVVMRKGRRHRETVAMLDFEDGAGTCNTGSPETHTEVVGLVPDFDDYTGVEFTLGVPPELNHKNVEWVEPPLNVPSMWWSLTNGYRFLRLDVRAGGNRPYVFHLRADGCTGTPDIGVNCSAENQGTIFLKGFVPGQSRIVFDLAALFAQTDFEHSGDGMTDPVAGCLSSADDPECASLLPQVGLGSGPITPGRADAFIRVE encoded by the coding sequence ATGTCTCAGGGATGGGAGCAGTCGCGAGAGAGCAGGACGGCGGGGCGGCTTGTGTTGTTGGCTGGCATGGCCGCACGGGGCCTGTCGGCCGCGTTGGGATGGGAGGGGGCACGCAAGCACCTGCTCCTCGTGCTCGTGGCGCCCGCGCTCCTGCTCGCCTGCGGTGGGGAGCGTCAGGTCGCGATCCAGTTCGCCGCCCAGGTGCGCGGCGAGCCCCTGCGCTGCGATGCCAGCTACGAGAAGATCGGTGCCTCGAAGACCACCCTCCAGTTGCTGGACTTCAAGGCGTATGTCCGCGGCGTCGCGCTGGTGCGCGAGAATGGTGAGAAGTACCCCCTGGTGCTGGAGCAGGATGGGCACTGGCAGCGCGAAACGGTCGTCATGCGGAAGGGACGCCGGCATCGCGAAACGGTCGCCATGCTGGATTTCGAGGACGGCGCCGGCACCTGCAACACGGGCAGCCCGGAGACCCACACCGAGGTGGTGGGCCTCGTGCCCGACTTCGACGATTACACCGGTGTGGAGTTCACGCTGGGGGTCCCCCCCGAGCTCAACCACAAGAATGTGGAATGGGTCGAACCACCCCTCAACGTGCCCAGCATGTGGTGGAGCTTGACGAACGGCTACAGGTTCCTCCGTCTCGACGTCCGCGCGGGAGGCAACAGGCCCTACGTCTTCCATCTCCGTGCCGACGGCTGCACGGGGACGCCAGACATTGGCGTCAACTGCAGCGCCGAGAACCAGGGCACCATCTTCCTCAAGGGCTTCGTTCCGGGGCAGAGCCGGATCGTCTTCGACCTGGCCGCGCTCTTCGCGCAAACGGACTTCGAGCACTCCGGGGACGGGATGACGGACCCCGTCGCGGGATGTCTCTCCAGCGCCGACGATCCGGAGTGTGCCTCGCTGCTGCCGCAGGTGGGGCTTGGCAGCGGGCCCATCACCCCCGGCCGCGCGGATGCCTTCATCCGCGTGGAGTAG
- a CDS encoding alginate lyase family protein, giving the protein MPKRYGWRAVCGAVFLGLLTHCRTEQEPPERLNSAQVLNIVCGHEGANPVQKKGCEGKACVVEGHVFGKEVAYAWLDEGDLDSANLILKDTWPVPRFDPVHLPPPLTWREDPYDEKFWRYVFYGLRPTAHLLWAFRETGEQRYRDKLMEVFKSFAADGKGSVFSQDKHGTAYRAMVLVNSYWKLKHADALSEQEAKLLERLILEDARFLEDPEHFEAGFNHGFAEAAALLLIAENFPRFADASRWHDLALSRYTSLLSDIIGPDGFIIENSSYYQFYVFTQVYQLAQWARTHGVELPPQVWPVLERMARFASYVVHPDGRIPMLGASQRLLVRKHQPVLLARMGAVFPELAHMLTAGMCGSAPTERLAFFESSGVAVLRSSFDPALDYMAQTHLIFDTGPYRTDHSHLDALNVILYSAGRTLLTDSGMFTEEPGEEESYFRSTRAHNTVTVDGRDQRKGNAHPSLSAQGGGWLYQSGFHGLYEGVRHWRAVMLLEKDVVLVLDRLTSKDSHRFEQRWQFQPDLTVSTQGLSASVTDGTDKRVLQVTQAQPEGLSVSTVHGATGPYDGWYSEDYEVRKKSTVLVYRRKGTQAHYATLFTSGLNATSPARVSASPRQDGLEVFACAAGRGYLIRVQRPAEADEAVTVTSAPAACDRQEAGSPGQP; this is encoded by the coding sequence ATGCCGAAACGATATGGATGGAGAGCAGTCTGTGGTGCTGTCTTCCTCGGGCTGCTCACGCACTGCCGGACGGAGCAGGAGCCGCCGGAAAGGCTCAACTCGGCGCAGGTGCTGAACATCGTCTGCGGGCACGAGGGGGCGAACCCGGTCCAGAAGAAGGGCTGCGAGGGCAAGGCGTGCGTGGTGGAGGGCCACGTCTTCGGCAAGGAGGTGGCCTACGCGTGGTTGGACGAGGGAGACCTGGACAGCGCCAACCTCATCCTCAAGGACACCTGGCCCGTTCCCCGGTTCGACCCTGTCCACCTGCCGCCGCCGCTGACCTGGCGGGAGGACCCCTACGACGAGAAATTCTGGCGCTACGTCTTCTACGGGTTGCGGCCCACGGCCCACCTCCTGTGGGCCTTCCGGGAGACGGGCGAGCAGCGCTACCGCGACAAGCTCATGGAGGTCTTCAAGAGCTTCGCCGCCGACGGCAAGGGCTCCGTCTTCAGCCAGGACAAACATGGCACCGCCTACCGGGCCATGGTGCTCGTCAACTCGTACTGGAAGCTCAAGCACGCGGACGCCCTCTCCGAGCAGGAGGCGAAGCTGCTCGAGCGGCTCATCCTGGAGGACGCGCGCTTCCTGGAGGATCCGGAGCATTTCGAGGCCGGGTTCAACCACGGGTTCGCCGAGGCGGCGGCGTTGCTGCTCATCGCGGAGAACTTCCCGCGCTTCGCGGATGCGTCCCGCTGGCATGACCTGGCGCTCTCCCGCTACACCAGCCTGCTCTCGGACATCATCGGCCCGGACGGCTTCATCATCGAGAACTCGTCCTACTACCAGTTCTACGTCTTCACCCAGGTGTATCAACTGGCGCAGTGGGCTCGGACCCACGGCGTGGAGCTGCCCCCGCAGGTGTGGCCCGTGCTGGAGCGGATGGCCCGCTTCGCCTCCTACGTCGTGCATCCCGATGGGCGCATCCCCATGCTCGGGGCGAGCCAGCGCCTCCTGGTGCGCAAGCACCAGCCGGTGTTGCTCGCGCGGATGGGCGCCGTCTTCCCCGAGTTGGCCCACATGCTGACGGCGGGCATGTGCGGCAGCGCGCCCACCGAGCGCCTCGCCTTCTTCGAGAGCTCCGGCGTCGCCGTGCTGCGCTCCTCGTTCGATCCCGCCCTGGACTACATGGCCCAGACGCACCTGATCTTCGACACGGGACCCTACCGCACGGACCACAGCCACCTGGACGCCCTCAATGTGATCCTCTACTCGGCCGGGCGCACGTTGCTCACCGACTCCGGGATGTTCACCGAGGAGCCGGGCGAGGAGGAGTCCTACTTCCGCAGCACCCGCGCCCACAACACCGTGACGGTGGACGGACGGGACCAGCGCAAGGGGAACGCCCATCCCAGCCTGTCCGCACAGGGGGGAGGGTGGCTCTACCAGTCGGGCTTCCACGGGCTGTACGAGGGGGTGCGCCACTGGCGCGCGGTGATGCTGCTGGAGAAGGACGTCGTCCTGGTGTTGGACCGGCTCACCTCGAAAGACTCGCACCGCTTCGAGCAGCGCTGGCAGTTCCAGCCGGACCTCACGGTCTCCACGCAGGGCCTCTCCGCTTCCGTCACCGACGGGACGGACAAGCGCGTCCTCCAGGTCACCCAGGCCCAGCCCGAGGGCTTGTCCGTCTCCACGGTGCACGGGGCCACCGGGCCGTACGACGGGTGGTACTCGGAGGACTACGAGGTGCGCAAGAAGTCGACGGTGCTCGTCTACCGGCGCAAGGGCACCCAGGCCCACTACGCGACCCTCTTCACGAGCGGGCTGAATGCCACCTCGCCGGCCCGCGTCTCCGCCTCGCCGCGGCAGGACGGGCTCGAGGTGTTCGCTTGTGCCGCGGGCCGCGGCTATCTCATCCGCGTGCAGCGGCCCGCCGAGGCGGACGAGGCCGTCACCGTTACCTCCGCACCCGCGGCTTGTGATCGGCAGGAGGCCGGTAGCCCCGGCCAGCCCTAG
- a CDS encoding polysaccharide lyase 6 family protein codes for MAEPGTPLSAEQADVLPTPRRTLTARRLDELRSMIASAVPGDRIELANGTYTNKTPIEVSVRGTEQHPIVITAQTVGGVTIGGASSFHVKGASHVILRGFKLTHGVEEGNVALRITGSTHVRFTRNELALQDTTSISTWLSLDGAGSGYNRIDHNSFHDKTSSNVFLAVYGDAPDGSLGISQHDRIDHNSFHKLTFDGEGGECLRVGDSKRGPLSAHTLVEANLFEECNGDPEVISNKSSENVFRGNTLRNNKGSLVLRHGDKIVVDGNFFLNNAGGMRIYGQDHLITNNYLEGSTGTGAQGTLILSSGCTEGTTGLGTDCGTASRVTVAFNTLVGNKPTHLVIGASGRPIPARDLRIENNLLVGEQGTLVDFKRAPDGLTATGNLLWGTASPGDMPPAGYVRVDPRLVRAEDGLMRPSAGSPTIGAAQPSTCGLDLTSDMDAQVRAGAWDVGADQVASGAVSRRPLTLADVGPHAP; via the coding sequence ATGGCGGAGCCCGGTACTCCCCTGTCCGCCGAGCAGGCCGATGTCCTTCCCACCCCCAGGCGGACGCTCACCGCCCGCCGCCTCGACGAGCTGCGGAGCATGATTGCCTCCGCCGTCCCGGGTGACCGCATCGAGCTCGCCAACGGCACCTACACCAACAAGACCCCCATCGAGGTGTCGGTCCGGGGGACGGAACAGCATCCCATCGTCATCACGGCGCAGACCGTGGGCGGAGTGACCATCGGCGGCGCCTCGAGCTTCCACGTGAAAGGCGCCTCCCATGTCATCCTGCGGGGCTTCAAGCTGACGCACGGGGTGGAAGAGGGAAACGTCGCGCTGAGAATCACCGGCTCGACCCACGTCCGCTTCACCCGGAACGAGCTCGCCCTCCAGGACACGACGTCCATCAGCACCTGGCTGAGTCTCGACGGCGCGGGCAGTGGCTACAACCGCATCGACCACAACTCCTTCCACGACAAGACGAGCTCCAACGTCTTCCTCGCCGTCTATGGGGATGCGCCGGACGGAAGCCTGGGCATCTCGCAGCACGACCGCATCGACCACAACTCCTTCCACAAGCTGACCTTCGACGGGGAGGGGGGCGAGTGCCTGCGGGTCGGCGACAGCAAGCGTGGCCCCCTCAGCGCGCACACGCTCGTGGAGGCGAACCTCTTCGAGGAGTGCAATGGTGACCCCGAGGTCATCTCCAACAAGAGCTCGGAGAACGTCTTCCGCGGCAACACCCTGCGCAACAACAAGGGCTCGCTGGTGCTGCGCCACGGCGACAAGATCGTGGTGGACGGCAACTTCTTCCTGAACAACGCGGGGGGCATGCGCATCTACGGCCAGGACCACCTCATCACCAACAACTACCTCGAGGGCAGCACCGGCACGGGCGCCCAGGGCACGCTCATCCTCAGCAGCGGCTGCACCGAGGGGACTACGGGCCTGGGCACGGACTGCGGCACGGCCTCCCGCGTGACGGTGGCCTTCAACACCCTGGTGGGCAACAAGCCGACCCACCTGGTGATCGGCGCCTCGGGCCGGCCCATCCCCGCCCGGGACCTGCGCATCGAGAACAACCTCCTCGTCGGTGAGCAGGGGACGCTGGTGGACTTCAAGCGGGCTCCGGACGGGTTGACCGCCACCGGCAACCTGCTCTGGGGCACGGCCTCGCCCGGCGACATGCCGCCCGCTGGCTACGTCCGGGTGGACCCCCGGCTGGTGCGCGCGGAGGATGGCCTGATGCGTCCCTCCGCCGGAAGCCCGACGATCGGCGCGGCCCAGCCCTCCACCTGCGGCCTGGACCTCACCTCGGACATGGATGCCCAGGTGCGCGCCGGCGCGTGGGACGTGGGCGCGGACCAGGTGGCGAGCGGCGCGGTCTCACGCCGTCCGCTCACCCTCGCGGACGTTGGCCCCCACGCACCCTAG
- a CDS encoding glycosyltransferase: MELFPVHLLVLVVMMNRYVLGPLLRRVRGRWVDATDDGYQPTVTVVIPLFNEGEGIYHAVRSLLRQDYPHDKLSICVVDDCSTDDSHAWALKAAEGHPNVMVMRNPHNMGKRKGIARAVREATAEIIVSVDSDVVVHPSAVRQLVRRFVSPRIAAVGGRTYVANRHQNWMTRMIEIKFYFAQEWLKDLERSFRSVLCLSGCLTAYRRHVLLELDPILEARNIAGVPIKYGEDRFLTRQIVKAGYETVYTTEAWCQTAAPATLAGYFSQQLRWRRSNLVDMICGLSHAWRLHPVVGVHYVSQLALLLSYPVIIVHNVLNGQFWGVLLLHMLIMGAMGIIYRIHKRDLPPEMRVSALSFLPMGLLMPVTYALFTPLALFTLDSGSWETRGKPSAAPGVPPANAPPPDGTADTMAPTQAAGGSSTS, translated from the coding sequence ATGGAACTGTTCCCCGTTCACCTGTTGGTACTGGTGGTGATGATGAACCGGTACGTGCTCGGTCCGCTGCTGCGGCGGGTGCGGGGCCGGTGGGTGGATGCCACCGACGACGGCTATCAGCCGACCGTCACGGTGGTCATTCCCCTCTTCAACGAGGGCGAGGGCATCTACCACGCCGTGCGCAGCCTGCTGCGTCAGGACTACCCGCACGACAAGCTGAGCATCTGCGTGGTGGATGACTGCTCCACCGACGACAGCCATGCCTGGGCGCTCAAGGCCGCCGAGGGCCACCCCAACGTCATGGTCATGCGCAACCCCCACAACATGGGCAAGCGCAAGGGCATCGCCCGCGCCGTGCGCGAGGCCACCGCTGAAATCATCGTCTCGGTGGACTCCGACGTCGTGGTCCACCCGAGCGCCGTGCGCCAGCTGGTGCGCCGCTTCGTCAGCCCCCGCATCGCCGCGGTGGGTGGCCGCACCTACGTGGCCAACCGTCATCAGAACTGGATGACGCGCATGATTGAAATCAAGTTCTACTTCGCCCAGGAGTGGCTCAAGGACCTGGAGCGCAGCTTCCGCTCGGTGCTGTGTCTGTCCGGGTGCCTCACCGCGTACCGGCGCCACGTGCTGCTGGAACTGGACCCCATCCTCGAGGCGCGCAACATCGCTGGCGTCCCCATCAAGTACGGAGAGGATCGCTTCCTCACGCGGCAGATCGTCAAGGCGGGCTACGAGACGGTGTACACCACGGAGGCGTGGTGTCAGACGGCGGCACCGGCCACGCTGGCGGGCTACTTCTCGCAGCAGTTGCGGTGGCGGCGCTCCAACCTGGTGGACATGATCTGTGGGCTGAGCCACGCCTGGAGGCTGCACCCGGTGGTGGGGGTCCACTACGTGTCACAGCTGGCGCTGCTGCTCTCCTATCCCGTCATCATCGTCCACAACGTCCTCAACGGGCAGTTCTGGGGTGTGCTGCTGCTGCACATGCTCATCATGGGGGCGATGGGGATCATCTACCGCATCCACAAGAGAGACCTGCCTCCGGAGATGCGCGTGTCGGCGCTGTCCTTCCTGCCCATGGGGCTGCTGATGCCCGTCACCTACGCGCTCTTCACGCCGCTGGCGTTGTTCACGCTGGACTCGGGCAGCTGGGAGACGCGGGGCAAGCCGAGCGCCGCGCCGGGAGTGCCTCCCGCGAACGCACCGCCTCCGGATGGAACGGCCGACACCATGGCTCCCACCCAGGCGGCGGGAGGGAGCTCGACCTCATGA
- a CDS encoding galactose oxidase-like domain-containing protein, whose product MTTFPISLTHAHLLPTGKVMFFGEFDEGLTPPRLWDPATSTLTNLPMPDYNIFCSGHSYLADGRLLLTGGHELSHVGYPYVSIFNPFTLTWSRTQDMNDNRWYPTNTTLQNGDVVVLSGETHAAGMSNPLPQVWQSKTGTWRDLTTAVQDLPYYPRMFLAPNGKLFFAGPWRRSRWLDPEGTGTWFDGPNSVYNGRAYGAAVMIGSKVLIIGGGSPATATVEEIDLSQPSPTWVSRAPMAWPRRQLNATLLPDGKVLVTGGSSGGDFDDETLPVKVPELYDPDTNTWTKLNPAADYRGYHSTALLLPDGRVLTGGGRERRTTEIFSPPYLKQDGARPSIQETPAVITPGTNFLLQTADAAQVAKVTMLALGSVTHAFDQHQRFLKLPFTQASGGLQVSAPVNNLAAPPGYYMLFIVDGRGVPSVGRIVKVGLVEPAAQKKIVFSDTWKYDDRGVDQGTAWLAREFDDSAWKSGQGQLGYGDEDEGTVLTPGSPTVYFRKKITLDNLVTEANLEVLYDDAIAVWINGVQVFSRNMGNGTAFGAYASGSTTNAYERAQLSLASNPFRVGENVITAMVKQVSPNSDDLTFALSLAVAQLAGPVPDTLVLSAPNGGEVLQPGTSTSITWSSTGTVPSVDLALSADGAASWTPIAFGVPNTGLFAWTVPDVNTSQALVRVSRVGGTTPLSDVSNAPFTISRQVSVMAIPFRSTWKYQDTGVDPGVAWSTAGFNDTAWPSGAAQLGYGDGDEVTVLNRTTPSQSSVYFRKKITVNGIVTQANLRVLFDDGIAVFVNGTQVFGRNVDKGVAHDKYASAGAENELASGTLPTGVFVQGENTIAVVVKQTGGTSPDLTFDLELQLGVVPKP is encoded by the coding sequence ATGACGACCTTTCCGATCTCGCTCACGCACGCGCACCTGCTGCCCACCGGCAAGGTGATGTTCTTCGGTGAGTTCGATGAGGGGCTGACGCCGCCGCGGCTGTGGGATCCCGCCACCAGCACGCTCACGAATCTCCCCATGCCCGACTACAACATCTTCTGCTCGGGCCACTCGTACCTGGCGGATGGGCGCCTGCTGCTGACGGGCGGGCACGAGCTGTCCCACGTGGGCTACCCCTACGTGAGCATCTTCAATCCCTTCACGCTCACGTGGAGCCGCACGCAGGACATGAACGACAACCGGTGGTACCCCACCAACACCACGCTGCAGAACGGTGACGTGGTGGTGCTCTCGGGCGAGACGCACGCGGCGGGCATGTCCAACCCGCTGCCGCAGGTGTGGCAGTCCAAGACGGGCACCTGGCGCGATCTCACGACCGCCGTGCAGGATCTGCCCTACTACCCGCGCATGTTCCTGGCGCCCAACGGCAAGCTGTTCTTCGCGGGCCCCTGGCGCCGCTCGCGCTGGCTGGATCCCGAGGGCACCGGTACCTGGTTCGACGGCCCGAACAGCGTGTACAACGGCCGGGCCTACGGCGCCGCGGTGATGATCGGCTCCAAGGTGCTCATCATCGGAGGCGGCTCGCCCGCCACCGCCACCGTGGAGGAGATCGATCTCTCGCAGCCCTCGCCCACGTGGGTGTCGCGCGCTCCCATGGCCTGGCCCCGGCGCCAGCTCAACGCCACCCTGCTGCCGGATGGCAAGGTGCTGGTGACGGGCGGCAGCAGCGGCGGGGACTTCGATGACGAGACCCTGCCCGTCAAGGTGCCCGAGCTCTACGATCCCGACACCAACACGTGGACGAAGCTCAACCCCGCCGCGGACTACCGGGGCTACCACTCCACGGCCCTGCTGCTGCCGGACGGGCGCGTGCTGACCGGCGGCGGCCGCGAGCGGCGCACCACGGAGATCTTCTCGCCCCCGTACCTCAAGCAGGACGGCGCGCGTCCCTCCATCCAGGAGACGCCCGCCGTCATCACCCCGGGAACGAACTTCCTCCTCCAGACCGCGGACGCGGCCCAGGTGGCCAAGGTGACGATGCTGGCGCTCGGCTCGGTGACGCACGCCTTCGATCAGCACCAGCGCTTCCTCAAGCTGCCCTTCACCCAGGCGAGCGGGGGGCTCCAGGTGAGCGCGCCGGTGAACAACCTCGCCGCGCCTCCGGGTTACTACATGCTCTTCATCGTGGACGGGCGCGGCGTGCCCTCGGTGGGGCGCATCGTCAAGGTGGGCCTCGTGGAGCCGGCCGCCCAGAAGAAGATCGTCTTCAGCGACACGTGGAAGTACGACGATCGGGGTGTCGATCAGGGCACCGCGTGGCTCGCCCGGGAGTTCGATGACTCGGCCTGGAAGTCGGGCCAGGGCCAGCTCGGCTACGGGGACGAGGACGAGGGCACGGTGCTCACCCCGGGCTCTCCCACGGTGTACTTCCGCAAGAAGATCACCCTGGACAACCTCGTCACCGAGGCGAACCTCGAGGTGCTGTACGACGATGCCATCGCCGTGTGGATCAACGGCGTGCAGGTCTTCTCCCGCAACATGGGCAACGGCACGGCCTTCGGCGCCTATGCCAGCGGCTCGACGACGAATGCGTACGAGCGTGCCCAGCTCTCGCTGGCGTCCAATCCGTTCCGCGTGGGGGAGAACGTGATCACCGCGATGGTGAAGCAGGTGTCCCCCAACTCGGATGATCTCACCTTCGCGCTCTCGCTGGCGGTGGCGCAGCTGGCCGGCCCGGTTCCGGACACGCTGGTGCTCTCCGCGCCCAACGGCGGCGAGGTGCTCCAGCCGGGCACCTCCACCTCCATCACGTGGAGCAGCACCGGCACCGTGCCCAGCGTGGACCTCGCGCTGTCCGCGGACGGCGCCGCGAGCTGGACGCCCATCGCCTTCGGCGTGCCCAACACCGGCCTGTTCGCCTGGACGGTTCCGGACGTGAACACCAGCCAGGCCCTGGTGCGCGTGTCCCGCGTGGGCGGCACCACGCCCCTGTCGGACGTGAGCAACGCGCCCTTCACCATCAGCCGGCAGGTGAGCGTCATGGCCATCCCGTTCCGGTCCACGTGGAAGTACCAGGACACCGGTGTGGACCCTGGCGTGGCCTGGAGCACGGCGGGCTTCAATGACACGGCCTGGCCCTCGGGCGCGGCGCAGCTCGGCTACGGCGATGGCGACGAGGTCACGGTGCTCAACCGCACCACGCCCTCCCAGTCGAGCGTCTACTTCCGCAAGAAGATCACCGTGAACGGGATCGTCACCCAGGCCAACCTGCGCGTCCTCTTCGACGATGGCATCGCGGTGTTCGTCAACGGGACGCAGGTGTTCGGCCGGAACGTGGACAAGGGCGTGGCCCACGACAAGTACGCGAGCGCCGGAGCGGAGAACGAGCTGGCCTCCGGCACCCTCCCCACGGGGGTGTTCGTCCAGGGGGAGAACACCATCGCCGTGGTGGTGAAGCAGACGGGTGGGACGTCGCCGGACCTGACGTTCGACCTCGAGCTGCAGCTCGGCGTCGTCCCGAAACCGTGA
- a CDS encoding 4'-phosphopantetheinyl transferase family protein, whose amino-acid sequence MTSPPSEPPLSLRPDEVHLWVVEPERVSEPRLLASYLAMLNAEERERHSRFRFDKHKLQFLVSHALVRVTLSRYAPVRPQDWRFAVNAYGRPEILGEGLPRLRFNLSHTDGMAVCAVALDTDVGADVEHSGRPGQTVELADSFFARSEVHALRALPAERQRERFFDYWTLKESYIKARGAGLSLPLDQFAFHLEAGQPPRISFDPRMADDPETWQFVQVRLGPEHPAAVAVRRTRGLPLTVRCQRTVPLAGEGTPWFVPGS is encoded by the coding sequence ATGACGAGCCCCCCCTCCGAGCCGCCCCTCTCCCTTCGTCCCGATGAGGTCCACCTGTGGGTGGTGGAGCCGGAGCGTGTCTCCGAGCCCCGGTTGCTCGCCTCCTACCTGGCGATGCTCAACGCGGAGGAGCGGGAGCGGCACTCGCGCTTCCGCTTCGACAAGCACAAGCTGCAGTTCCTCGTGTCCCATGCGCTGGTGCGCGTCACCCTGTCGCGCTACGCGCCGGTGCGGCCCCAGGACTGGCGCTTCGCCGTCAACGCCTACGGGCGTCCCGAAATCCTCGGGGAGGGGCTGCCCCGCCTGCGCTTCAACCTCTCGCACACGGACGGCATGGCGGTGTGCGCGGTGGCGCTCGACACGGACGTGGGCGCCGACGTGGAGCACTCCGGCCGCCCGGGCCAGACGGTGGAGCTGGCCGACTCCTTCTTCGCCCGCTCCGAGGTGCACGCCCTGCGCGCCCTCCCGGCGGAGCGCCAGCGCGAGCGCTTCTTCGACTATTGGACCCTCAAGGAGTCCTACATCAAGGCCCGGGGCGCGGGGCTGAGCCTGCCGTTGGATCAGTTCGCGTTCCACCTGGAGGCCGGACAGCCGCCCCGCATCTCGTTCGATCCGCGGATGGCGGACGATCCGGAGACGTGGCAGTTCGTGCAGGTGCGGCTGGGGCCGGAGCACCCGGCGGCGGTGGCGGTGCGCCGGACGCGGGGACTGCCGCTGACGGTGCGTTGCCAGCGGACCGTGCCGCTGGCGGGGGAGGGGACGCCCTGGTTCGTCCCGGGCAGCTAG
- a CDS encoding thioesterase II family protein — translation MLPRHMRPAATTNPWFPTRQPNPNARLRVFCFPFAGGGASVYNGWGASLPAGVELVSVQLPGRERRIMEPPFRQLPALLDALEPALAPLLDKPFVFFGYSMGTRIALALAQRWQARGAPLPVGMVMAAAGPPHRPRASRDELNDAAFIELLRKYEGTPPEVFAHKELLEMVLPVLRADFSLADSVLPSLPVRCPISAFGSDGDAHVTLEELERWSELTTGGFRSHHFPGTHFFLRTAREQLLAALRGELVRWCPEVGP, via the coding sequence GTGCTTCCCCGTCACATGCGTCCCGCGGCCACTACGAATCCCTGGTTCCCGACCCGGCAGCCCAACCCCAACGCGCGTTTGCGGGTGTTCTGCTTCCCCTTCGCCGGAGGTGGTGCCTCCGTCTACAACGGTTGGGGCGCCTCGCTCCCCGCCGGAGTCGAGCTCGTCTCGGTGCAGCTCCCGGGCCGCGAGCGGCGCATCATGGAGCCGCCCTTCCGGCAGCTCCCCGCGCTCCTGGACGCGCTGGAGCCGGCGCTGGCCCCGTTGCTGGACAAGCCCTTCGTCTTCTTCGGCTACAGCATGGGCACACGCATCGCCCTGGCGCTCGCGCAGCGTTGGCAGGCCCGTGGCGCGCCCCTGCCCGTCGGGATGGTGATGGCCGCCGCGGGCCCTCCCCACCGCCCCCGGGCGTCCCGCGACGAACTGAATGACGCGGCCTTCATCGAGCTGCTGCGCAAGTACGAGGGCACGCCCCCCGAGGTCTTCGCCCACAAGGAGCTGCTGGAGATGGTGCTGCCGGTGCTGCGCGCCGACTTCTCCCTCGCCGACTCGGTGCTCCCCTCCCTGCCGGTGCGCTGCCCCATCTCCGCCTTCGGCTCGGACGGGGATGCCCACGTCACCCTCGAGGAGCTCGAGCGCTGGAGCGAGCTGACCACCGGTGGCTTCCGCTCCCACCACTTCCCCGGGACGCACTTCTTCCTGCGCACCGCCCGGGAGCAGCTGCTGGCGGCCCTGCGCGGGGAGCTCGTCCGCTGGTGCCCCGAGGTGGGCCCCTAG